Proteins co-encoded in one Methanosarcinales archaeon Met12 genomic window:
- a CDS encoding radical SAM protein, with the protein MKFVAYNSILFKLILDYTGTGMRIKTKGLLSPFLGKVEKKFDEYLKSVPADIRGDKLYLSTAFPPVPSAPFKRLVFSQIKRAFGLHSPDNLTIMVTGECQCNCEHCLAHKMDEGVELSKNEIFDVIDQALELGVSQITFEGGEPTLRKDLTDLIEYIDKSKATSMIVTNGQHLSKDYVKKLKEHGADYINVSIDSPYREKHDEFRGVEGLFDCATEGIKNSVDVGILTGVLYIANPENCDRKSLERMADYCEELGVFELMIDKIVSGGKWAGKDVLGEEQEEEIIRFQKEVAEKKGKNFITNLFQLRRPGFFGCFAGRKWCYISPSGEVMPCMHTPISFGNVRKEKLSKIWSKIRKHPLFSKKPEKCAHEDSAYRERYLKNIPEDAVLPYPIEEFV; encoded by the coding sequence ATGAAATTTGTCGCGTATAATTCAATCCTATTTAAGCTGATTTTGGACTATACAGGCACCGGGATGAGAATAAAGACCAAAGGGCTACTTTCTCCCTTCCTCGGAAAAGTGGAGAAGAAGTTTGATGAGTATTTGAAAAGCGTCCCAGCTGACATAAGAGGGGACAAACTATATCTTTCAACCGCCTTCCCTCCTGTGCCGAGCGCACCTTTTAAAAGGCTGGTATTCTCTCAAATAAAAAGAGCCTTTGGACTTCATAGTCCGGACAACCTGACGATTATGGTTACAGGAGAGTGTCAGTGCAATTGCGAGCACTGTCTGGCGCATAAAATGGATGAAGGAGTAGAGCTATCTAAGAACGAGATATTCGATGTTATTGACCAGGCACTGGAGCTTGGCGTATCTCAAATCACTTTTGAGGGCGGCGAGCCAACTTTAAGAAAAGACCTCACCGACCTTATCGAGTATATCGACAAAAGCAAGGCCACTTCAATGATTGTGACAAATGGCCAGCATTTATCCAAGGATTATGTCAAGAAGCTCAAGGAGCACGGGGCGGATTACATAAATGTAAGTATAGATAGCCCCTATCGGGAGAAACACGATGAGTTCAGAGGCGTTGAAGGGCTTTTTGATTGCGCTACAGAAGGGATAAAAAATTCTGTAGATGTGGGAATTCTAACTGGCGTTTTATATATCGCAAATCCAGAAAATTGTGATAGAAAGAGTTTGGAAAGGATGGCGGATTACTGTGAAGAGCTCGGCGTCTTTGAGCTGATGATCGACAAAATTGTTTCAGGTGGAAAATGGGCAGGTAAAGACGTCTTAGGTGAAGAGCAGGAGGAAGAAATAATCAGGTTTCAGAAAGAGGTAGCCGAAAAGAAAGGGAAGAATTTTATCACGAACCTTTTCCAGTTAAGAAGACCTGGTTTTTTTGGATGCTTTGCAGGCAGAAAATGGTGCTACATCTCTCCCAGCGGAGAGGTCATGCCCTGCATGCATACTCCCATCTCCTTCGGCAATGTGAGGAAGGAAAAATTATCAAAGATTTGGAGTAAAATTAGAAAGCACCCACTCTTCAGCAAAAAGCCAGAGAAATGTGCACATGAGGACTCCGCATATAGGGAAAGATATCTAAAAAATATTCCAGAAGACGCTGTTTTACCTTATCCTATTGAGGAGTTTGTTTAA
- a CDS encoding radical SAM protein encodes MRTPAYPIWLKALWRLKIENRPLILSHGINSKCNLRCKFCPYWKEDRGEMSREEIFSLLKAAKSLGILLYNAWTTEPLLRKDLPEILEHAHHLGMMTSLVTNGVLLKKRIGELSDLDYLSVSVDGYQSFEELRGIKLDEVLDGIKGARDMKIPTLINCVISGKNLDEIEELIYLAREMGGWISFEPIYEYQGISQEVWEEIGIRDIDRYGKTVDRIIELKKEGAPIINSNTYLKIIKNLSPDFKCHANKVILHVSSDGRIENCRVHRESMGNIKDGLGNAWSSSKERREKISMKCKGCLFFGHVELSLLYSLKPEAILNGIRILNGIR; translated from the coding sequence ATGAGGACTCCCGCATACCCTATCTGGTTAAAAGCTCTTTGGCGGTTGAAAATTGAAAACAGGCCCCTAATTCTTTCTCATGGAATCAATTCGAAATGCAATCTGCGCTGTAAATTTTGCCCATACTGGAAAGAAGACAGGGGAGAAATGAGCAGAGAGGAGATATTTAGTCTTCTTAAAGCGGCAAAATCTTTGGGAATACTACTCTACAACGCATGGACCACAGAACCTCTCTTGAGGAAGGATCTTCCAGAAATCCTTGAACATGCTCATCACCTTGGGATGATGACATCCCTTGTAACCAATGGAGTCCTGTTGAAAAAAAGGATTGGGGAGCTCTCAGACCTTGACTACCTGTCTGTTTCTGTGGATGGCTATCAATCCTTCGAGGAACTGAGGGGCATCAAGTTGGATGAGGTGCTGGATGGAATCAAAGGGGCAAGAGATATGAAAATCCCCACCTTAATCAACTGCGTCATCAGCGGAAAGAATTTGGACGAGATTGAGGAGCTGATATATTTAGCCCGAGAGATGGGAGGATGGATATCATTTGAACCCATCTATGAATACCAGGGAATCTCTCAAGAAGTGTGGGAAGAGATAGGGATAAGAGATATAGACAGATACGGGAAGACCGTTGACAGGATAATTGAATTGAAAAAAGAGGGCGCCCCGATTATTAACTCCAACACATATCTTAAAATTATAAAAAATCTAAGCCCAGATTTCAAATGTCACGCCAATAAAGTCATTCTTCATGTTTCATCGGATGGCAGGATAGAAAACTGCAGGGTTCACAGAGAAAGCATGGGCAACATCAAGGATGGGCTGGGCAATGCATGGAGCTCTTCAAAAGAGAGGAGGGAAAAAATATCGATGAAATGTAAAGGGTGTCTGTTTTTTGGACATGTTGAATTAAGCCTCCTCTATTCATTAAAACCTGAAGCAATACTAAATGGCATTAGAATACTGAATGGCATCAGGTAG
- a CDS encoding NAD(P)/FAD-dependent oxidoreductase yields MKYDVIVMGASPAGLMAAWRAARDGAEVLLLEGRESFNSDQSPADTSFDGFFKMIGLEPKKEYIIHRVKGMNIVSPFGTVITIDAPGFSMDRKKFDAHYAEMARDAGAEIKMDSRAISFNGGEVVVKEEGIKKEYERDIVICASGNSEIVKKAGLKTMRHPKDLAYAIQAEIEEVDVDENYFHYFLGKDVAPGWKATISPKGDGKASVGAFVRGAGPKKYFDIFMQRDMFDRSKVLSISHGADQIITMPNEIVGDGLMVVGGAAGQAGIPYGMAAGMLCGEVAAEAVKIGDPSKRFLSKYEKEWKKRFLNHYKAGRFGLKTIEKMSDAELDETMKALKGVNISQVLSKHNTMSMGLLLLWKNPKLIRFAKYLL; encoded by the coding sequence ATGAAATACGATGTAATAGTGATGGGGGCAAGTCCTGCCGGACTGATGGCCGCATGGAGAGCCGCAAGGGACGGGGCCGAAGTCCTGCTCCTGGAGGGGAGAGAAAGTTTCAACTCCGACCAAAGCCCAGCAGATACCTCTTTTGATGGCTTTTTTAAGATGATCGGACTTGAGCCCAAAAAAGAATACATCATCCACAGGGTCAAAGGAATGAATATAGTCTCTCCCTTTGGGACGGTCATAACAATAGATGCCCCTGGATTCTCAATGGATAGGAAAAAGTTTGACGCCCATTATGCTGAGATGGCAAGAGATGCCGGTGCAGAAATCAAAATGGATTCCAGGGCCATATCCTTCAATGGTGGAGAAGTGGTTGTGAAAGAGGAGGGGATCAAGAAAGAATACGAGAGAGATATTGTTATATGTGCTTCAGGCAACTCCGAAATCGTTAAAAAAGCGGGGTTAAAGACGATGAGGCATCCGAAAGACCTTGCATATGCAATCCAGGCTGAGATTGAGGAGGTGGATGTCGACGAAAATTATTTCCACTACTTCTTAGGTAAGGACGTTGCGCCTGGCTGGAAAGCCACGATTTCTCCAAAAGGAGACGGCAAAGCAAGCGTTGGAGCATTTGTAAGGGGAGCTGGGCCAAAAAAGTATTTTGATATATTTATGCAGCGCGACATGTTTGACAGGTCCAAAGTCCTTAGCATATCGCATGGAGCAGACCAAATAATCACAATGCCCAATGAGATAGTGGGTGATGGGCTGATGGTTGTAGGGGGGGCTGCTGGACAGGCCGGCATTCCTTACGGAATGGCTGCTGGCATGCTTTGCGGAGAGGTCGCTGCAGAAGCTGTGAAGATAGGAGACCCTTCCAAGAGGTTCCTTTCTAAGTACGAGAAGGAGTGGAAGAAGAGGTTTTTAAATCATTATAAGGCTGGACGTTTTGGCTTAAAGACCATAGAAAAGATGTCTGATGCAGAGCTTGATGAGACGATGAAGGCTTTAAAGGGCGTGAACATATCCCAGGTGCTCTCAAAACATAACACCATGAGCATGGGGCTCCTCCTTCTATGGAAGAATCCAAAGTTGATAAGATTTGCAAAATATCTTCTTTAG
- a CDS encoding radical SAM protein, whose translation MSNLIETAGGVTLELSIYKGPGFEILLEVTGRNAQMKARGPLSKVVGYIPKGFNRSASLEKIAAVRKEDVVISYAMPPVPSAPFKRLVKAQINRLLLRSSMPESLMLLVTARCQCKCKHCIFHGFEKGRELSTEEFYSVIDQALELGAYHVSFEGGEPTLRDDIFDLIDHVDKNMASTHLITNGLRLTKEYVRKLKKAGLEYLHVSLDSPYQEGHDEFRGVEGTFEKASAGVKYGVEEGLIGIVEYTATPYNSDFETLEELYGHCRSLGVHEILISDVVPGGRWEHHEDNIVKKEDYDGIVAFRDEANKRKDGPRVSTSFSYRDPKVMGCFAGRRWVWVTSTGEVMPCLHVHLSFGNVRDLSLKSIWKKIRGDPLFSKKPETCAWRDPMYRAHSNQIETALKEETLPYRTGK comes from the coding sequence TTGTCCAACTTAATAGAAACTGCAGGGGGAGTTACACTGGAATTATCAATCTATAAGGGTCCGGGCTTTGAGATTTTACTTGAAGTGACGGGCAGAAATGCCCAGATGAAGGCAAGAGGTCCGCTCTCAAAAGTAGTAGGATATATCCCCAAAGGGTTTAATAGGAGTGCATCACTGGAAAAGATAGCAGCTGTTCGGAAAGAAGACGTCGTAATCTCTTATGCAATGCCGCCCGTGCCGAGCGCACCTTTTAAAAGGCTTGTGAAGGCACAGATTAATCGCCTCCTTTTGCGAAGCTCCATGCCAGAGAGTTTGATGTTATTGGTCACGGCCAGATGCCAATGCAAATGCAAGCATTGTATATTTCACGGTTTTGAAAAAGGACGCGAGCTTTCCACTGAAGAATTTTATAGCGTGATAGACCAGGCCCTTGAACTTGGAGCGTACCACGTAAGCTTTGAGGGCGGGGAGCCAACGCTCCGGGACGATATATTTGATTTGATCGATCATGTCGATAAAAATATGGCCTCTACCCACCTGATAACGAATGGCCTCCGCTTGACAAAAGAATATGTACGGAAGCTGAAGAAGGCAGGACTCGAATACCTTCACGTCAGTCTTGATAGCCCCTATCAAGAGGGACATGATGAGTTCAGAGGGGTTGAAGGGACGTTTGAAAAGGCCTCTGCAGGAGTTAAGTATGGTGTCGAAGAGGGGTTGATAGGGATAGTCGAATATACCGCCACCCCCTACAACTCTGATTTTGAAACGTTAGAAGAGCTATACGGACATTGCAGGTCGCTCGGAGTACATGAGATTTTAATTAGTGATGTGGTTCCAGGAGGGAGGTGGGAACACCATGAAGACAATATTGTAAAGAAAGAGGATTATGATGGGATAGTTGCGTTTAGAGATGAGGCAAATAAGAGAAAAGATGGCCCACGAGTATCTACTTCTTTCTCATACAGAGACCCGAAGGTCATGGGATGTTTCGCGGGCAGAAGATGGGTATGGGTAACGTCAACTGGTGAAGTGATGCCCTGTCTGCATGTCCATCTTTCCTTTGGAAATGTGCGCGATCTAAGCCTGAAGAGCATCTGGAAAAAGATAAGAGGGGACCCTTTGTTTAGTAAAAAACCCGAAACATGCGCATGGAGAGACCCGATGTATAGGGCTCATTCAAACCAAATTGAGACCGCACTTAAAGAAGAAACTTTACCATACAGGACGGGGAAATAG
- a CDS encoding UbiA family prenyltransferase produces MDIGFGVAGPTGKGPWSKILAILCVHRVLWLPWGALCASTGALLFMAQGAPLLPLWKLILGIFAAGLLTRVISQADMLYDWWTGEDERLGPPNSTLPLVTGLLSPKTVFFFMVVETIFCLWVALFIFNPTTFLLAVLMLIWGLTYSASPPLKRLTELQRRIYRSLSGLIVLGGIAMVAPERIISWETFVVSLAIIIGCLSYHDKDSMRFTPLTPKETISFTVVMSIFEYLWLMVLWQTFALNWAFLMLYVGLAIFKIRAISRAYNHHGEHKAHIKLTHVGVINYTIMLIIINMAAAYNILASV; encoded by the coding sequence TTGGATATAGGGTTTGGTGTAGCTGGACCGACAGGCAAGGGACCGTGGAGCAAAATTCTTGCAATCCTTTGCGTCCATCGAGTGCTGTGGCTTCCCTGGGGCGCTCTGTGTGCCAGCACCGGAGCACTTCTATTTATGGCACAGGGAGCCCCCCTTCTCCCATTATGGAAGCTTATTTTGGGCATCTTTGCAGCAGGCTTACTTACAAGAGTGATTTCTCAGGCCGATATGTTATACGACTGGTGGACAGGGGAGGATGAACGCCTTGGTCCGCCAAATTCAACCCTCCCTCTGGTAACCGGGCTCCTCTCACCGAAAACCGTCTTCTTCTTCATGGTAGTTGAGACGATATTCTGTCTGTGGGTTGCCCTCTTCATATTTAATCCAACCACCTTTTTGTTGGCGGTCCTAATGCTCATCTGGGGGCTGACATACTCCGCAAGCCCACCTTTAAAAAGGCTGACAGAACTGCAACGGCGCATTTACCGCTCCCTGAGCGGGCTTATAGTTCTGGGCGGCATCGCCATGGTGGCCCCAGAAAGGATTATCTCATGGGAAACTTTTGTGGTTTCTCTGGCAATTATAATAGGCTGCCTGTCCTACCACGATAAAGATTCGATGCGCTTTACACCGTTAACGCCAAAGGAAACGATATCATTCACGGTTGTTATGAGCATATTTGAATACTTATGGCTCATGGTGCTCTGGCAAACCTTTGCATTGAACTGGGCGTTCTTAATGCTGTACGTTGGGCTGGCAATTTTCAAAATTAGGGCGATTTCCCGTGCTTACAATCACCATGGAGAGCATAAAGCCCATATTAAACTGACACACGTAGGCGTTATAAACTACACTATCATGCTCATCATAATCAATATGGCTGCGGCTTATAATATTCTCGCTTCCGTGTGA
- a CDS encoding ABC transporter substrate-binding protein, protein MLINIGLIRGVCQMPAYIAHEKGFFKELGLDISYSINPAAWVLPAKLISGEISFGIIPWTRTVSARDNGDDMVVIAGSGYEEAATVVRRDSGITRLSELKGKRISLPAEGGMKDLTSQALFKKYDITPENTEIIRLPSGDAAMLSLLSGRADATTNVEPYATMAVKLGIGKVIARGKDVLPKTPGCSITTTNEFIQDHPEMTLNFLKAILKAEEFCNKEAVEAAEISSKYTGISAEIIREALKYNQPRIDITGSIDAMMRIVRLMKELRYIETMSQDFYNFELLKKAIAELK, encoded by the coding sequence TTGTTAATCAATATTGGACTTATCAGGGGAGTATGCCAGATGCCCGCATACATAGCACACGAGAAGGGGTTTTTCAAAGAGCTGGGCTTGGATATCTCATACTCCATTAACCCCGCAGCTTGGGTATTGCCCGCCAAACTTATTTCTGGTGAGATATCCTTTGGAATCATTCCCTGGACACGGACAGTGAGCGCGAGAGATAATGGAGACGACATGGTCGTAATCGCTGGTTCCGGATATGAGGAGGCGGCTACGGTAGTTCGAAGAGACTCTGGGATAACCCGCCTTTCCGAACTAAAGGGAAAAAGAATTTCACTTCCAGCCGAAGGTGGTATGAAGGACCTGACATCACAAGCTTTGTTCAAAAAATACGATATAACTCCAGAGAACACAGAAATTATACGGCTTCCAAGTGGGGATGCGGCCATGCTTTCTCTGCTAAGCGGCAGGGCAGATGCCACAACCAACGTAGAGCCCTATGCCACAATGGCAGTTAAACTAGGAATAGGCAAGGTAATCGCCAGAGGTAAAGACGTGTTACCAAAAACGCCAGGCTGTAGCATCACTACTACCAATGAGTTTATTCAAGACCACCCCGAGATGACGTTAAATTTTTTAAAGGCGATCCTAAAAGCAGAGGAATTTTGTAATAAAGAGGCAGTAGAGGCAGCAGAAATCAGCTCCAAATACACCGGAATTTCCGCCGAGATTATACGAGAGGCTCTAAAATACAATCAGCCCCGCATTGATATAACCGGCAGCATAGACGCGATGATGCGAATTGTAAGACTGATGAAAGAGTTGAGATATATCGAAACGATGTCTCAAGATTTTTATAATTTCGAATTGCTCAAAAAGGCAATAGCTGAGTTGAAGTAG
- a CDS encoding NDP-sugar synthase, which translates to MKACIMCGGVGTRLRPLTFERPKPTIPLLNKPSIAHLIEHLSDRGFDNIVLTLGHLGEKIEECLGDGSSFGVTIHYVYEKEKLGTAGGVKNAEKYLSDSPFLVVGGDHVLDLNLREFYQFHRKHDGIISVGLLPIDDPTEYGIAEINVNNRIKRFIEKPAPGQIFTNLASTGIYVCDPEIFDLIQKDRPYDFARDLFPALLRDGMSMYGWLARGSWMDLGCPKEYRAASKWMLEKLPGIEIAGHLHEGARLNGPAHIGNEVVLGENSVVIGPVIIGADTVIGNDVLIGPYTTIGDGCRIGDSSQILSSYIYNGISIGDDVSICGAIIDDDAVVENNCVLENGTVIGPRVTIRDGTTIHSDVRIWPEADIGAKEVREDVICPEY; encoded by the coding sequence ATGAAGGCATGTATCATGTGTGGCGGTGTTGGAACTAGATTGCGACCGCTCACGTTTGAACGACCTAAGCCCACAATCCCGCTTTTAAATAAACCGTCGATAGCGCATCTCATCGAACACCTATCTGACAGGGGATTTGATAATATAGTGCTGACCTTGGGGCATCTCGGTGAGAAAATAGAGGAATGTCTGGGAGATGGGTCGTCGTTCGGCGTGACGATTCACTATGTCTATGAAAAAGAGAAACTCGGAACCGCTGGCGGCGTGAAGAATGCGGAAAAATATCTGAGCGACTCACCTTTTTTGGTCGTCGGAGGCGACCATGTTCTCGACCTCAATCTGCGAGAATTCTATCAGTTCCACAGAAAGCACGATGGAATCATCTCTGTAGGTCTTTTGCCGATAGATGACCCAACAGAATATGGCATAGCAGAGATAAACGTGAACAATAGAATTAAGCGATTTATAGAGAAGCCAGCGCCTGGGCAGATTTTTACTAATTTAGCGAGTACTGGCATATATGTGTGCGACCCGGAAATATTTGATTTGATTCAAAAGGACAGGCCATATGACTTTGCCAGGGATTTATTTCCTGCTTTATTGCGGGATGGCATGTCGATGTATGGATGGTTGGCGCGAGGGTCTTGGATGGACCTGGGATGCCCAAAGGAATATAGGGCGGCATCGAAGTGGATGCTTGAAAAACTACCAGGTATTGAGATCGCTGGACATCTACACGAGGGTGCACGATTAAATGGACCTGCACACATCGGGAACGAGGTCGTTCTTGGGGAGAACTCTGTGGTCATCGGACCTGTAATCATTGGAGCCGATACTGTAATCGGAAATGACGTTTTGATCGGTCCATATACTACGATTGGAGATGGTTGCAGAATAGGCGACAGTTCACAGATATTGTCCTCATATATCTACAATGGCATCAGCATTGGAGATGATGTATCCATATGCGGTGCAATAATCGACGATGATGCCGTGGTGGAAAATAACTGTGTTTTAGAAAATGGAACGGTCATAGGTCCAAGAGTCACAATTCGAGATGGAACCACCATCCATTCAGATGTACGAATCTGGCCAGAGGCCGACATAGGTGCCAAAGAGGTACGGGAGGATGTGATATGCCCAGAATATTAA
- a CDS encoding DJ-1/PfpI family protein has protein sequence MPRILMILPPQDFRDEEYQESFNAFQKADFDVTVASVTTKTCIGMFGARVKPDCSVDDIEVKSYDAVVVIGGAGTPVLKQYPQVLQILRDAKEQNKILAAICLGPVVLAKAGVLKGKKSTAFSSGIAEVEEGGAQYVPEPVVIDDNLITADGPKSATKFGNAIVRALS, from the coding sequence ATGCCCAGAATATTAATGATATTGCCTCCCCAGGATTTCAGAGACGAGGAATATCAGGAATCGTTTAATGCATTCCAAAAGGCCGATTTTGATGTGACTGTTGCGAGTGTGACAACCAAAACATGCATTGGCATGTTCGGAGCCAGAGTCAAGCCGGATTGTAGCGTTGACGATATCGAGGTAAAATCCTATGATGCCGTTGTAGTCATTGGCGGCGCTGGTACGCCGGTTTTAAAGCAGTATCCGCAGGTGCTTCAGATTCTACGGGATGCAAAAGAGCAAAATAAAATACTGGCAGCGATATGTCTTGGACCGGTCGTGCTGGCGAAAGCAGGAGTGCTAAAAGGAAAAAAGAGTACGGCATTCTCCTCCGGTATTGCCGAGGTAGAAGAAGGTGGAGCGCAGTATGTTCCTGAGCCGGTGGTCATAGATGACAATCTGATAACTGCTGACGGTCCGAAGTCTGCCACCAAATTTGGCAATGCTATCGTCAGGGCGCTAAGTTAA
- a CDS encoding flippase-like domain-containing protein, producing MDKKKKWLAVSLTVSIISMLVILILTVDENTFVYLSKIQPIYLLIAIGLNIFSWFVWGLRIKILAESLGSRIHIIKSTKIVVANLLVAAVTPSMAGGEPVRIHLLNKNGMTAGDATAVVFGERALDALFLGITAPIAMFLFQDIVRDQIYVSMLFALAGILLFCLLGMMIYALFRHDNLKRWLSALFRWIIPKFTRKYAINIDNIVTRINTEIDNFNRSLWRLLREGKVALVLATICTIAFWLLGFAIPSFILMGLGADPVWLYSIIAQIILTFIMMIPITPGGSGLAELGLVSLYATFVHIPLLGILAVIWRVVTYYSNIIAGSIISLKMLKDGS from the coding sequence TTGGATAAAAAGAAGAAGTGGCTGGCGGTAAGCCTCACAGTAAGCATCATCTCAATGTTGGTAATCTTAATTCTCACTGTAGATGAGAATACGTTTGTCTATTTGAGTAAGATTCAACCGATATACCTTCTGATAGCAATAGGTCTAAATATCTTCTCATGGTTCGTGTGGGGCTTGCGCATAAAGATACTGGCAGAATCGCTTGGTAGTAGAATTCATATAATCAAGTCCACGAAGATAGTTGTAGCAAATCTATTGGTTGCTGCAGTAACGCCGTCTATGGCGGGAGGTGAACCAGTTAGAATACATCTGTTGAACAAGAACGGAATGACGGCAGGAGATGCAACTGCGGTTGTTTTTGGAGAAAGGGCGTTAGACGCATTATTTTTGGGGATAACTGCGCCGATTGCGATGTTTTTATTCCAAGATATCGTAAGAGATCAGATATATGTGAGTATGTTGTTTGCACTTGCAGGCATATTGTTATTTTGCTTGCTGGGCATGATGATATATGCTCTCTTCCGTCATGATAATCTTAAGAGGTGGTTATCTGCTCTTTTCAGATGGATCATTCCTAAATTTACTCGCAAGTATGCAATTAACATCGATAACATCGTCACAAGAATAAACACAGAGATTGACAACTTCAATAGAAGTTTATGGAGATTGCTTCGAGAGGGCAAGGTCGCATTGGTCCTCGCAACCATCTGTACGATCGCATTCTGGCTTCTGGGATTTGCCATTCCATCCTTCATCCTTATGGGGCTTGGTGCAGATCCTGTATGGTTGTACTCCATCATAGCACAGATAATTTTGACGTTCATAATGATGATTCCAATTACGCCTGGAGGCAGTGGACTGGCAGAGTTAGGACTTGTATCTCTATATGCGACTTTTGTACATATTCCCCTACTTGGCATATTGGCAGTTATATGGAGGGTTGTGACGTATTATTCCAATATCATCGCAGGCAGTATCATCAGTTTGAAGATGTTGAAGGATGGCAGTTGA
- a CDS encoding glycosyltransferase family 2 protein: MQIAQYLNQEMKSITIREGANQVKLNIIVPVSPQEPLSVIERSVESLSRLEHGDIAKVHTTYVIDVHRPDDPRVAYLQSKSHLCTIVRTHGRGRRAGAINDALDKIGKTDYLAFFDVDSRPDSNFLVECVRKLEENGAVIASAPRYITNPDASLTARIVATEYAILTDIYQLLERYDGFKQFNGLVGVLDAQVFDNRGLDESTACEDVDITQQVYLGGGIAVLAERTCVGEQAPGTLKDYYNQRTRWINGAYEGLNRYLSAFVRAKIPMSRKITWLSATALPFVIFLFSPLTLLYGIRLWKSCNDIKDFTIRVFGLILHAWILQVCSLNVLLRRLFNMQIEWKEMGRSDI, encoded by the coding sequence ATGCAGATTGCCCAATATTTAAATCAGGAGATGAAAAGTATCACAATTAGAGAGGGGGCTAATCAGGTGAAGTTAAATATCATCGTTCCCGTATCGCCACAGGAGCCGCTTTCGGTGATAGAGAGGTCCGTAGAATCTCTGTCCAGATTAGAGCACGGGGATATAGCTAAAGTTCATACGACATATGTCATTGATGTTCATCGTCCCGATGACCCGCGAGTCGCATATCTACAGAGCAAATCACATTTATGCACAATAGTCAGAACCCATGGACGGGGGCGACGCGCAGGTGCGATCAATGATGCACTGGATAAGATAGGCAAGACGGACTATCTTGCTTTTTTTGATGTAGACAGCCGACCGGATTCCAACTTTCTGGTCGAATGTGTCAGGAAATTAGAGGAAAATGGTGCTGTGATCGCTAGCGCCCCACGGTATATCACAAATCCGGATGCAAGCCTGACCGCAAGAATTGTGGCAACCGAATATGCCATTCTAACAGATATATATCAATTACTGGAGCGTTATGACGGGTTTAAGCAATTCAATGGCTTGGTCGGCGTATTGGATGCGCAGGTCTTCGACAATCGCGGACTCGATGAATCTACTGCTTGCGAGGATGTGGACATCACCCAGCAGGTCTATCTGGGAGGTGGCATCGCTGTACTCGCTGAGAGGACATGTGTGGGTGAGCAGGCCCCAGGTACTCTCAAAGATTATTATAACCAGAGGACAAGATGGATTAACGGCGCGTATGAAGGTCTAAATCGATACCTCTCAGCATTTGTGCGCGCAAAAATTCCGATGAGTCGCAAGATTACGTGGCTTTCGGCGACGGCACTTCCATTTGTCATCTTCTTGTTCAGTCCACTCACACTGCTGTACGGCATAAGATTGTGGAAGTCGTGTAACGACATAAAAGATTTTACGATTAGGGTATTCGGCCTGATACTACACGCTTGGATTCTGCAGGTATGTAGCTTGAACGTGTTGCTCAGACGATTATTCAATATGCAAATAGAATGGAAGGAGATGGGCAGGTCTGATATATAA